A single window of Dethiosulfovibrio salsuginis DNA harbors:
- a CDS encoding V0D/AC39 family V-type ATPase subunit has product MSDEDLYGLEQVMLKGPYASHYRRELVTAKSSILERIERATTSGASERLRSVFEFSTGEAKELIPVLSVRGDMFNARILLRRFTERDNRSGQPQWHDYGPLGSFFFDSLWRECVSPMEAVERCYTSSEPTAIPLAHSLEAFIESSDFMIAERCYMSEIISWSLKPLNGLSPGEDKVREFVGRSVDLWNIQIWFRKSLSRNKDIGQHWDYLDGGTITPDIFERSSSIADLLSDTIWNDSLKLSSRSFPELGRKLQLDFLKWQIALFRLDILGIGVAIAYMARQILEWRNMEILAVGLSANLAPDRIRNLLWRL; this is encoded by the coding sequence ATGTCTGATGAGGATCTTTATGGCTTAGAACAGGTTATGTTGAAGGGGCCTTATGCCTCCCATTACAGGAGAGAGCTTGTCACCGCTAAATCATCTATTTTGGAACGAATAGAGAGGGCGACTACGTCTGGGGCTTCGGAGAGGCTTAGATCGGTTTTCGAGTTCTCGACAGGAGAAGCGAAAGAGCTTATTCCGGTTCTGTCTGTCAGAGGAGATATGTTTAACGCCAGGATATTGCTCCGCAGGTTTACCGAAAGGGACAATCGTTCCGGTCAGCCTCAATGGCACGATTATGGCCCTTTAGGTAGTTTTTTCTTCGATTCCCTATGGAGGGAATGCGTTTCGCCGATGGAAGCGGTGGAAAGGTGCTATACGAGCAGCGAGCCTACGGCGATTCCTTTAGCCCATTCCCTTGAGGCCTTTATCGAAAGCTCTGATTTCATGATCGCAGAGAGATGTTATATGTCCGAGATTATTTCATGGTCTTTAAAACCGCTGAATGGCCTTTCTCCTGGAGAGGATAAGGTTAGAGAGTTCGTCGGCAGATCTGTAGATCTGTGGAATATTCAAATATGGTTTAGAAAATCTCTCAGCAGGAATAAAGATATAGGTCAACACTGGGATTATCTCGATGGGGGAACCATAACCCCGGATATCTTTGAAAGATCTAGCTCTATTGCCGACCTTTTGTCCGACACTATCTGGAATGATTCGTTAAAGCTATCTAGCCGGTCTTTTCCCGAGCTTGGTAGAAAGCTACAACTCGACTTTTTGAAATGGCAGATAGCTCTTTTCCGACTCGATATTTTAGGAATAGGGGTGGCTATAGCCTATATGGCCCGTCAAATTCTCGAGTGGCGTAACATGGAGATCTTAGCTGTTGGACTATCAGCTA
- a CDS encoding V-type ATP synthase subunit E, with protein MEKSSDLEAFILSLRTEGEEELRKLKVQVEDQIADMIALRRNEVELEIGNILEQHSRILAKEEAFLVSKHRGKILEAIEGLQLELCDRVRSMIESKLDSLLASDSYKDSLERLLSEVVQKAGASSTVVVPPSQVESLSSKGYKVQGGTLDRWGGCIAIDEEGGAIFENTYRGRLERLFPEIVRELAIMFDEVLEKHEFISERLRIS; from the coding sequence ATGGAAAAAAGTTCTGATCTGGAGGCTTTTATCCTATCTCTGAGAACTGAAGGAGAAGAAGAGCTTAGGAAACTAAAGGTTCAGGTTGAGGATCAAATAGCCGACATGATAGCCCTCCGCAGGAACGAAGTGGAGTTGGAGATCGGAAATATTTTGGAGCAGCATTCCAGGATTTTGGCAAAGGAAGAGGCTTTTCTGGTGTCAAAACACAGAGGAAAGATCCTTGAGGCAATAGAGGGGCTTCAGCTTGAGCTTTGCGATCGAGTTAGGTCAATGATAGAGTCTAAGCTGGATTCGTTGCTTGCCTCGGATAGCTATAAAGATTCGTTAGAAAGGTTGCTCTCCGAGGTCGTCCAAAAAGCCGGGGCTTCCTCGACGGTCGTAGTTCCTCCGAGCCAAGTTGAATCCTTGTCCTCAAAGGGATATAAGGTACAGGGAGGAACTCTCGATCGATGGGGCGGTTGTATTGCGATAGATGAGGAAGGGGGAGCTATTTTTGAGAATACCTATAGAGGAAGGCTCGAGAGGCTTTTCCCCGAAATCGTTCGAGAGTTGGCGATCATGTTTGATGAGGTACTGGAAAAACACGAGTTCATCTCAGAGAGATTACGGATATCTTAA
- a CDS encoding ATPase has protein sequence MEKALIAFAAALAVGVPSIATALAQAKIGSAAAGTIAEKPETSGTMIILEAIPETMVILGFVVAIMIILQLA, from the coding sequence ATGGAAAAAGCTCTTATAGCCTTTGCCGCAGCTCTAGCGGTAGGTGTCCCTTCTATCGCTACCGCTCTTGCTCAGGCTAAGATAGGAAGCGCTGCTGCTGGAACTATAGCGGAGAAGCCAGAAACATCGGGTACAATGATAATACTTGAGGCGATACCTGAAACTATGGTTATATTAGGTTTCGTTGTGGCTATAATGATAATTCTGCAACTTGCTTGA
- a CDS encoding V-type ATP synthase subunit I has translation MIKKMVRVALWGLMSKQREIVSFLHEEGIIHLEYSDSARISAKDADSLRLLRAKLMGMIELLEWNGWDRIKDDDLKVVDDKLKLPFPEVISEIDGSLDHFKAQLSDLFSKRDDLDRLKDKLKKSKDLTFKFRSFIEEHSRENRSVSLWWVKSDTVGEVIGRLQVALNGMWTGIGRVPDIRHHFSPVGEKEGLLSLAVPVELGDIMSECMSKEGLLWTPPVSSKNDSLLKSMENMDKAISELPARQKEFEDTLNRVRSEWGAKLGCLFILIDERLEQLVAEQGSYNMGSTFLLEGWLPENDRDEFCKRIKGTFGDEVLIRWRYPASDEWFKVPTALDNSSIFKPFEIFLKLVPTPHYRGTDPTVMIGIFFPFFAGCIVGDGGYGIILALLSWFIRSRAKKKVVSDLSFVLFSVSVWSILWGVAYGEFFGDFAYRVFGLHPLWVERSHAVIPVLSFTIALGLGHILIGLGLGVIDGIKNNNRHIWMEKAGNGIIILSMVVLLCSIKGVIPQAFFSFSIGVLIVGLALLVVGGGIGGAVEAMSSFGSILSYVRIGAIGLSSAILAMVASKFVDVLGVSFLGIFIALAIHLLNFVLATAESGLHSARLHYVEFMGKFYAGGGNQYKPFSKKRRNY, from the coding sequence TTGATAAAGAAGATGGTCAGAGTTGCCCTGTGGGGACTTATGTCAAAACAGAGAGAGATAGTCTCCTTTCTTCACGAAGAAGGTATCATACACCTGGAGTACAGCGACTCTGCGAGGATAAGCGCAAAAGACGCCGATAGCTTGAGACTGCTTAGAGCTAAGCTGATGGGGATGATTGAGCTTCTCGAATGGAACGGATGGGATCGGATAAAAGATGATGACCTTAAAGTCGTCGACGACAAGCTAAAACTGCCCTTCCCTGAGGTAATATCGGAGATAGACGGAAGCCTCGATCACTTCAAGGCGCAACTCTCAGATTTATTTAGCAAAAGAGACGACTTGGATAGGCTAAAGGACAAACTAAAGAAAAGCAAGGATTTAACCTTTAAATTTAGATCCTTTATCGAGGAACATTCGAGGGAAAATCGTAGTGTCTCCCTTTGGTGGGTAAAATCCGATACCGTCGGAGAGGTTATCGGTCGATTGCAGGTCGCTCTTAACGGAATGTGGACAGGGATAGGACGGGTTCCCGATATAAGGCATCACTTTTCTCCTGTAGGAGAAAAAGAGGGGCTATTGTCCTTGGCTGTTCCTGTAGAGCTAGGGGATATCATGTCGGAATGTATGTCAAAGGAGGGGCTTTTGTGGACTCCTCCGGTTTCTAGTAAGAACGATAGCCTCCTTAAGTCCATGGAGAATATGGATAAAGCGATTTCAGAACTCCCTGCTCGGCAAAAGGAATTCGAAGACACCCTAAATAGGGTTAGATCCGAGTGGGGGGCTAAGTTAGGTTGTCTTTTTATACTGATAGACGAAAGGCTTGAGCAGCTAGTAGCGGAACAAGGCTCCTATAATATGGGGTCAACGTTTTTGCTAGAGGGATGGCTTCCTGAGAACGATAGAGATGAGTTCTGTAAGAGGATCAAGGGGACTTTCGGCGATGAGGTCCTTATAAGATGGAGATATCCCGCTTCCGATGAATGGTTTAAAGTGCCGACCGCTCTCGATAATTCCAGTATTTTTAAGCCCTTTGAGATATTTTTAAAGCTAGTTCCGACTCCTCACTATAGAGGCACCGATCCTACCGTTATGATAGGTATTTTTTTCCCTTTTTTCGCCGGTTGCATCGTTGGAGATGGAGGATACGGTATAATTTTGGCGTTATTGTCATGGTTCATAAGGAGTAGGGCTAAAAAGAAGGTAGTTTCTGACCTATCCTTCGTACTGTTTTCTGTGTCTGTCTGGAGCATATTATGGGGAGTCGCCTACGGCGAGTTTTTCGGTGACTTTGCCTACAGGGTGTTTGGCCTTCATCCGTTGTGGGTCGAGAGATCTCATGCGGTAATTCCTGTTCTGTCTTTCACAATAGCATTAGGCTTAGGACATATACTCATAGGATTAGGTCTAGGGGTCATCGATGGGATTAAGAACAATAATCGTCATATCTGGATGGAGAAGGCCGGCAACGGAATTATCATCCTTTCCATGGTTGTTTTGCTCTGCTCCATCAAGGGAGTTATTCCCCAAGCTTTTTTTTCTTTTTCTATAGGGGTGCTAATCGTTGGTTTAGCTCTCCTGGTTGTCGGTGGAGGTATTGGAGGAGCGGTGGAGGCGATGAGTTCCTTCGGGAGTATCCTAAGCTACGTCAGGATAGGAGCTATCGGGCTCTCCTCCGCTATACTGGCTATGGTGGCCTCTAAATTTGTGGACGTTCTCGGGGTATCGTTCCTGGGAATTTTTATAGCTCTAGCTATACATCTTTTGAATTTCGTACTGGCCACAGCGGAATCGGGGCTCCATTCTGCCAGGCTTCATTACGTTGAGTTTATGGGGAAGTTTTACGCCGGAGGAGGCAATCAGTATAAACCTTTCTCCAAAAAAAGGAGGAATTATTGA
- a CDS encoding CBS domain-containing protein yields the protein MIKKMKNFVAEDIMSRDLTAMMEDDRLLDAIHVLYSHSLSGLPVIDEDWRLVGYLSESDILRPTIPTYLEILAQSSFLGNEENILFQRFGAMKDSQVRDIMHKEPVFVSPQTNIMTVADLMLRKQIKRLPVVDSSKLVGVIERGAFCEFLMEGGSKGA from the coding sequence GTGATAAAAAAGATGAAAAACTTCGTAGCTGAGGATATTATGAGCAGGGACCTTACGGCGATGATGGAGGATGACAGGCTTTTGGACGCTATTCACGTCCTCTACAGCCACAGTCTTTCAGGGTTGCCGGTGATAGATGAAGATTGGAGATTGGTAGGATATCTCTCCGAATCGGATATCCTGAGGCCTACTATCCCAACTTATCTAGAGATCCTGGCTCAGAGCTCTTTTTTAGGCAATGAGGAAAATATTTTATTTCAGCGATTTGGTGCGATGAAGGATTCCCAGGTTAGGGACATTATGCACAAAGAACCTGTATTTGTGTCTCCTCAAACTAATATAATGACCGTGGCGGATCTAATGTTAAGAAAACAGATAAAGAGACTTCCGGTCGTTGATTCGTCAAAACTGGTTGGAGTAATCGAAAGAGGTGCCTTCTGTGAGTTTTTAATGGAAGGTGGCTCTAAAGGTGCATAA
- a CDS encoding WecB/TagA/CpsF family glycosyltransferase, with amino-acid sequence MNNVIAYAIFALMGLVVASFFLQKIYRRSLSRERYFYMRDLSLVAGWILFALWSGSEPIKVVVAMATLGAVIGMAQHTSPGKNLSWLLGAVGLCFAAMGPRIYFIGLSNGEYLYLSHYSSFLLTAVWVTLFPLLFQKLDYIPGLAGHLLGVGFSLALLVSSLSGQSLAGGFLMSLAGLSFTAVFWSRLGHNYRQLGRPLAAFWGIIVAGASLVGVSKGVTFTAIMVIPMGLYALPIAEASLSFIAQALPVKGWGRISIYHRMIDKGIDHPKAVKFVTFLCLSIGAIVSFVQMGIDDSNKPILLFILGVSSFVGITCARGARSYRDSSDMWGIPMDGISMNYALSKTRSRIINLEPSAMVVTANALSLYRTRKDPIYRDVVKRSWLTLPDGAGLVWAMRLLGVPVVERVAGIDFMHGLSRLSAAEGWPVYLLGSKPGVADEAGRKLTELYPGLVVAGSRDGYFSEEEDLDVVQEIKDSGAKVLFVALGMPKQDVWLDKYLPDMDGVVGVGVGGSLDVVSGRLKRAPAGWQKIGMEWLYRLIQEPKRLRQDLDLGLFVLMVLLEKIGLGDGDKKDEKLRS; translated from the coding sequence ATGAATAATGTTATTGCGTACGCTATATTTGCCCTCATGGGCTTGGTCGTAGCGTCTTTTTTTCTTCAAAAAATATATAGAAGGTCCTTGTCGAGGGAGAGGTATTTCTACATGAGAGACCTGTCCTTGGTCGCAGGGTGGATTCTATTCGCCCTTTGGTCGGGCAGTGAACCTATAAAAGTAGTGGTTGCGATGGCCACATTAGGTGCGGTCATTGGAATGGCTCAACATACATCTCCAGGTAAAAATTTATCCTGGCTTCTTGGGGCAGTTGGCTTATGTTTTGCCGCTATGGGACCTAGGATCTATTTTATAGGATTATCCAACGGTGAATACCTCTATCTTTCGCACTACAGCTCTTTTCTGTTGACCGCTGTTTGGGTGACCTTGTTTCCTCTGCTTTTTCAGAAACTGGATTATATTCCTGGATTGGCGGGCCATCTGCTTGGAGTAGGGTTCTCTCTAGCACTTTTGGTTTCTTCGCTGTCCGGCCAGTCTCTTGCGGGAGGTTTTTTAATGTCCCTTGCCGGACTTTCATTTACCGCCGTTTTCTGGAGTCGTCTAGGGCACAACTATAGACAGTTAGGACGGCCTCTAGCTGCTTTTTGGGGGATAATCGTAGCAGGGGCATCTCTAGTAGGTGTCTCGAAAGGCGTGACCTTTACCGCTATTATGGTTATACCTATGGGGCTCTACGCTCTGCCGATAGCGGAAGCCTCTCTGAGCTTCATAGCCCAGGCTCTTCCGGTAAAGGGGTGGGGGCGGATTTCCATCTATCATCGGATGATAGATAAAGGGATAGATCACCCTAAAGCGGTGAAGTTCGTCACATTTCTCTGTCTCTCCATAGGAGCGATTGTGTCCTTTGTCCAGATGGGCATCGACGATAGTAATAAGCCAATTCTGCTGTTTATCCTTGGAGTTTCCTCTTTTGTGGGAATCACCTGCGCTAGAGGGGCTAGGTCTTACAGGGATTCGTCGGACATGTGGGGAATACCTATGGACGGTATCTCTATGAATTATGCACTGTCAAAGACTAGATCCAGAATTATAAACCTAGAGCCCTCCGCTATGGTGGTTACCGCTAACGCCCTATCCCTCTATCGTACTCGAAAAGACCCAATATACAGGGATGTGGTGAAACGTTCCTGGCTGACTCTTCCCGATGGAGCTGGGTTGGTCTGGGCTATGAGACTGTTGGGGGTTCCTGTAGTTGAACGAGTTGCAGGAATAGATTTTATGCACGGATTAAGCAGGTTGTCGGCAGCTGAGGGATGGCCGGTTTACCTATTAGGGAGCAAGCCTGGAGTAGCCGATGAAGCGGGAAGAAAGCTAACTGAACTTTATCCTGGCCTTGTCGTCGCAGGATCAAGGGATGGTTATTTCTCCGAGGAAGAGGATCTTGATGTAGTTCAGGAGATCAAAGACTCCGGTGCGAAGGTCCTTTTCGTCGCTTTAGGCATGCCTAAACAGGATGTCTGGCTGGACAAGTATCTTCCTGATATGGATGGAGTTGTCGGTGTAGGGGTTGGAGGAAGCCTAGACGTGGTGTCAGGGCGACTCAAGAGAGCTCCAGCGGGATGGCAAAAAATCGGTATGGAGTGGCTTTATAGGCTTATCCAGGAGCCTAAAAGGCTTCGGCAGGATCTGGATTTAGGGCTTTTTGTGCTTATGGTTCTTTTGGAGAAAATAGGTCTCGGGGACGGTGATAAAAAAGATGAAAAACTTCGTAGCTGA
- the serS gene encoding serine--tRNA ligase — protein sequence MLDVKYVRENMDQVRAFLEARNYSFDLSSILSLDGKRRELISKVEQLKAERNAGSKEVGAAKAKGEDVSALMERMRSIGEEIKSLDQEVTQIDSDLEGIMLQIPNKPHSSVPVGADEEENVEVRRWGTPKAFDFDPLPHWDLGENLGILDFKRGVSLAQSRFTVMVGAGARLERALLNFMLDLHVDRHGYKEINPPFMVNSAAMSGTGQLPKFADDLYRVADDDLWLIPTAEVPLTNLHGGEILEESDLPLYYTAYTPCFRKEAGSHGRDVRGIMRQHQFEKVEMVKLSTPDGSYDELEKLTANAEEVLQLLKLPYRVITLCTGDMGFGSSKTYDIEVWLPSQDRYREISSCSNCEDFQARRMNTRYRPSDGGKPRFVHTLNGSGIAIGRALIAVMENYQRSDGSIEVPEVLIPYMGGIKEISPL from the coding sequence ATGTTGGATGTGAAATACGTCAGGGAAAATATGGACCAGGTGAGAGCTTTTCTAGAGGCCAGAAACTACAGTTTTGACCTTAGCTCTATTTTGTCCCTGGACGGAAAGAGGAGAGAGCTTATTTCGAAAGTTGAACAGCTAAAGGCGGAGCGAAACGCCGGGTCGAAGGAGGTCGGTGCCGCTAAAGCCAAAGGTGAGGATGTCTCTGCCCTTATGGAGAGAATGAGATCCATCGGGGAGGAGATCAAGTCTCTGGACCAGGAAGTAACCCAGATAGACTCGGACCTAGAGGGCATAATGCTTCAGATACCTAATAAACCTCATTCCTCCGTTCCCGTAGGAGCCGACGAGGAGGAAAACGTTGAGGTCCGCCGTTGGGGTACCCCTAAGGCATTCGATTTTGACCCTTTGCCTCACTGGGATCTAGGGGAAAATCTGGGCATTCTGGATTTCAAAAGGGGAGTATCTCTGGCTCAGAGCCGTTTTACCGTTATGGTTGGCGCTGGAGCTAGGCTTGAAAGGGCTTTATTGAACTTTATGCTTGACCTTCACGTCGACCGTCACGGATATAAAGAGATAAATCCTCCCTTTATGGTGAACTCCGCAGCCATGTCTGGAACAGGTCAGTTGCCCAAGTTTGCCGACGATCTATACCGAGTTGCCGATGACGATCTCTGGCTCATCCCTACCGCCGAAGTGCCTCTGACCAATCTTCACGGAGGGGAAATACTGGAGGAGTCCGATTTGCCTCTTTACTATACCGCCTATACCCCTTGTTTCAGAAAAGAAGCGGGGAGCCACGGCAGGGATGTCAGGGGAATAATGAGGCAGCATCAGTTTGAGAAGGTTGAGATGGTCAAATTGAGCACCCCCGACGGAAGTTACGATGAGCTGGAAAAGCTTACAGCCAACGCCGAAGAGGTCCTTCAGCTTCTAAAACTGCCCTACAGGGTCATAACCTTGTGTACCGGTGATATGGGTTTTGGGTCCTCTAAGACCTACGATATTGAGGTTTGGTTGCCCTCTCAGGATAGATACAGAGAGATCAGCTCCTGCAGTAACTGCGAGGATTTCCAGGCGAGACGAATGAACACCCGCTATAGGCCTTCCGACGGTGGTAAGCCTCGGTTTGTCCATACCCTCAACGGCTCCGGTATCGCTATCGGAAGGGCTTTGATCGCTGTCATGGAAAACTATCAGAGATCGGACGGTTCGATCGAGGTGCCAGAGGTCCTGATCCCCTACATGGGTGGGATAAAGGAGATTTCCCCGCTTTAA
- the ribH gene encoding 6,7-dimethyl-8-ribityllumazine synthase: protein MKVYQGKLVAQSGRYGIVVSRFNDLISSKLLEGAKDALFRHGVKVNDIDVVWVPGAWEIPLAVKELSLLGKYDGLIALGAVIRGDTPHFEYVSSEVSKGLAHIGLEQRIPVTFGVLTCDDLEQALLRAGSKAGNKGAEAAIAALEMVNLIREMRTGKEA, encoded by the coding sequence ATGAAAGTATATCAAGGGAAGTTAGTCGCTCAGTCAGGGAGATACGGGATTGTCGTGTCCCGATTCAACGATCTCATATCGTCAAAGCTTCTTGAAGGGGCTAAAGACGCCCTTTTTCGCCATGGGGTAAAGGTAAACGATATCGATGTAGTATGGGTTCCTGGGGCCTGGGAGATCCCCCTTGCGGTAAAGGAGCTGTCCCTTTTGGGTAAGTACGACGGTTTGATCGCCCTTGGTGCGGTCATAAGAGGGGATACCCCTCATTTTGAGTACGTTTCCTCGGAGGTCTCAAAGGGCTTGGCCCATATAGGCCTTGAACAAAGGATTCCGGTGACTTTTGGCGTTTTAACCTGTGACGACCTGGAACAGGCTCTTCTCAGGGCTGGCAGCAAGGCAGGCAATAAAGGAGCCGAGGCGGCAATCGCCGCCTTGGAGATGGTCAATCTCATAAGAGAGATGAGGACCGGCAAGGAGGCATGA
- a CDS encoding bifunctional 3,4-dihydroxy-2-butanone-4-phosphate synthase/GTP cyclohydrolase II, whose protein sequence is MVNIVETRDSFLSSIDEAIEDVSQGKMVIVVDDEERENEGDLVMAAQYATAQSINFMIRYGRGLVCVPITEKQAARVGLTPMVERGGDRQGTAFTVSVDLKEGTSTGISAEERAMTARALSDRGSSADMFMRPGHIFPLVARSGGVLRRSGHTEAAVDLASMAGLEPAGVICEIIKDDGSMARFPDLIEFSKKHGLKVISIQDLIRHRTIRTKLVEKVAEIRLPTEYGDFQAHAYRSLLDDQVDRLHIALVKGDVREGDSILVRVHSECMTGDVFGSLRCDCGPQLHSALSMVEKEGKGVVLYMRQEGRGIGLLEKLKAYKLQEEGMDTVEANVALGHKPDLRDYGIGAQVLQDLGLSSIRLLTNNPLKVVGLEGYGITITERVPLVIEPNVYNRRYLSTKEDQMGHLLHLKDLLK, encoded by the coding sequence ATGGTGAATATCGTGGAGACCAGAGACAGCTTTCTTTCCTCTATCGATGAGGCTATAGAGGATGTATCACAGGGTAAAATGGTTATAGTCGTAGACGACGAGGAGAGAGAGAACGAAGGGGATCTGGTGATGGCCGCTCAATACGCTACGGCACAGTCGATAAACTTTATGATACGTTACGGCAGAGGCCTTGTATGTGTCCCTATAACCGAGAAACAGGCTGCCAGGGTAGGCCTTACCCCTATGGTGGAGCGAGGTGGAGACCGTCAGGGTACCGCTTTTACCGTAAGTGTGGATTTAAAAGAGGGTACTTCTACAGGGATCTCTGCGGAAGAAAGGGCTATGACCGCCAGAGCTCTATCGGATAGAGGTTCTTCTGCGGATATGTTTATGAGGCCTGGGCATATATTCCCTCTGGTGGCCAGATCCGGTGGTGTGCTCAGGAGGTCGGGACACACCGAGGCGGCGGTGGACCTGGCCTCGATGGCGGGATTGGAGCCGGCAGGTGTTATATGCGAGATAATAAAAGACGACGGATCTATGGCTCGATTTCCAGATCTTATCGAATTCTCAAAAAAACACGGTCTAAAGGTCATATCCATACAGGATCTTATAAGGCACAGGACGATCAGGACCAAGCTAGTCGAGAAGGTCGCTGAAATAAGACTTCCCACCGAATACGGTGATTTTCAGGCCCACGCCTACAGGAGCCTTTTAGACGACCAGGTAGATCGTCTGCACATCGCCTTGGTAAAAGGCGATGTTCGGGAAGGCGATTCGATTTTAGTTAGAGTTCATTCCGAGTGTATGACCGGAGACGTGTTTGGCTCTCTGAGATGTGATTGTGGGCCTCAGCTACACTCCGCACTAAGCATGGTCGAAAAAGAGGGAAAAGGGGTGGTCCTCTACATGCGCCAAGAAGGCAGAGGAATAGGTCTACTGGAGAAGCTCAAAGCCTACAAACTTCAGGAGGAGGGCATGGATACCGTGGAGGCGAACGTTGCCTTAGGTCATAAGCCAGATTTAAGGGATTACGGTATAGGCGCTCAGGTTCTTCAGGACTTAGGGCTTTCCTCTATAAGGCTCTTGACCAACAACCCTCTTAAGGTCGTGGGGCTGGAGGGTTACGGTATTACCATAACCGAAAGAGTTCCTCTCGTGATCGAACCTAACGTGTATAATAGGCGATATTTAAGCACAAAAGAAGATCAGATGGGGCATCTGCTCCACTTGAAAGATCTGCTCAAGTAA
- a CDS encoding riboflavin synthase, with protein sequence MFTGLVEAVGRIDKITKGDGVYVLSVTSPEIAPELYLGQSVALSGACLTVCSFNDRAFTVEVTDETMGKTKFSTMKPGSEVNLERALCLSSRLDGHMVTGHVDGIAEIVGKKVIGRSWWLTFRVPEHLQKYVVTKGSICLDGVSLTVAEKKDCKFSIALIPTTIGETTLRTATVGDRLNLEVDIIARYVESLLGPGSEGNNPLKGISMNQLKEMGW encoded by the coding sequence TTGTTCACTGGACTTGTTGAAGCGGTCGGAAGGATAGATAAAATAACCAAAGGCGATGGGGTTTATGTCCTATCGGTCACATCTCCTGAGATAGCTCCTGAGCTGTACTTAGGCCAATCGGTAGCCTTATCCGGTGCCTGTCTGACCGTGTGTTCCTTTAACGACAGAGCCTTTACCGTCGAGGTGACCGACGAGACTATGGGTAAAACAAAATTTTCGACCATGAAGCCCGGCAGCGAGGTAAACCTGGAGAGGGCTCTGTGCCTGTCCTCCAGGCTCGACGGTCACATGGTGACAGGCCACGTAGACGGTATCGCCGAGATTGTCGGGAAAAAGGTTATCGGTAGATCTTGGTGGCTGACCTTTAGAGTTCCTGAGCATCTGCAAAAATACGTGGTTACCAAAGGATCTATCTGCCTCGACGGCGTAAGTCTTACGGTAGCTGAAAAAAAGGACTGTAAATTTTCAATCGCCTTGATACCTACTACCATAGGTGAAACGACGTTGAGGACGGCGACGGTAGGTGATCGTCTTAACCTGGAGGTGGACATTATAGCCAGATACGTAGAGTCTCTACTTGGGCCAGGCAGTGAAGGTAATAATCCCCTAAAAGGTATTTCGATGAACCAACTTAAAGAGATGGGATGGTGA